The following are from one region of the Pseudoduganella dura genome:
- a CDS encoding AAA family ATPase, whose amino-acid sequence MTIFCIANTKGGVGKSTTTVQVSTGFALAGQDPWVVDGDKKQTSALLALSMRSAAGLPGIPAVELSDGATLRAQVRLQAPKYRHTIIDVGARDSGALRAALSVADVLIVPFAPRSFDLWAYENMVELVKEAQELRDVQVVPFLNMADPPGQGSDNEATIAAIEGYGFKVAGVRLGNRKAIERASASGRNVSEYKPVDGKAREEVDALVQLLLQNYGNITA is encoded by the coding sequence ATGACGATTTTTTGCATAGCGAACACCAAGGGCGGCGTGGGTAAATCGACCACGACAGTGCAGGTCTCGACCGGCTTTGCCTTGGCTGGACAGGATCCATGGGTGGTTGACGGCGACAAGAAACAGACGTCAGCGCTTCTCGCGCTGTCGATGCGTTCAGCTGCAGGCCTACCCGGCATCCCGGCCGTGGAGCTCTCGGACGGCGCGACCTTGCGCGCCCAGGTGCGCTTGCAGGCGCCGAAGTACCGGCACACGATCATCGACGTGGGGGCCCGGGACTCTGGCGCGCTGCGCGCTGCCTTGTCGGTGGCTGATGTCCTGATCGTGCCATTCGCTCCCCGCTCCTTCGATCTATGGGCCTACGAGAACATGGTCGAGCTGGTAAAGGAGGCCCAGGAACTTCGTGACGTCCAGGTCGTGCCGTTCCTGAACATGGCCGATCCGCCTGGCCAAGGCTCGGACAACGAGGCAACAATCGCGGCAATCGAAGGGTACGGCTTCAAGGTGGCCGGGGTGAGGCTGGGCAACCGGAAGGCGATCGAGCGCGCCAGTGCGAGCGGAAGGAATGTCAGCGAGTACAAACCTGTCGACGGAAAGGCACGCGAAGAGGTTGACGCGCTGGTCCAGCTGCTATTGCAGAATTACGGCAACATTACAGCATAA
- a CDS encoding phage portal protein: MTKKKYTPRPAAAGQAGAGAAAGSPGRIEAFTFGDPMPVMDKASILEYAQSLSNGRWYEPPVSWEGLAKTYRAGTHHGSALQFKRNVLMSTFKPHKLLSREAFGRVALDYLVFGNGYLERQDNALGRPLKLLPSLAKYTRCGVEEGQHWFIDGAGGEHEFKRGSIFHLMEADINQELYGLPEYMGALHSAWLNESATLFRRRYYENGSHAGFILYMTDPAHNEADVDALRQALKSSKGPGNFRNLFMYAPNGKKDGIQLLPVSEVTAKDEFFNIKNVTRDDMLAAHRVPPQLLGVVPSNTGGFGAADTAAEVFGRNEVQPLQDKFRQLNDWIGEEVVRFTPYELPSRKS, translated from the coding sequence ATGACCAAGAAAAAATATACCCCACGCCCGGCTGCAGCCGGCCAGGCCGGCGCCGGCGCTGCCGCGGGCAGCCCGGGCCGTATCGAGGCCTTCACCTTTGGCGACCCGATGCCAGTCATGGACAAGGCCAGCATCCTGGAATATGCGCAGTCGCTGTCCAACGGCCGCTGGTATGAGCCGCCGGTCAGTTGGGAAGGCCTGGCCAAGACCTACAGGGCCGGCACCCATCATGGTTCCGCCCTGCAGTTCAAGCGCAATGTGCTCATGTCGACGTTCAAGCCGCACAAGCTGCTGTCGCGTGAGGCGTTCGGCCGCGTGGCCCTCGACTATCTCGTGTTCGGCAACGGTTACCTGGAGCGGCAGGACAACGCGCTGGGCAGGCCACTGAAGCTGCTGCCGTCCCTGGCCAAGTACACCAGGTGCGGCGTGGAAGAGGGCCAGCACTGGTTCATCGACGGCGCCGGCGGCGAACACGAATTCAAGCGGGGCAGCATTTTCCACCTGATGGAGGCCGATATCAACCAGGAGCTGTACGGCCTGCCGGAATACATGGGCGCGCTGCACTCGGCCTGGCTGAACGAGTCGGCCACGCTATTCCGGCGCCGGTATTACGAGAACGGCAGCCACGCCGGATTCATCCTGTACATGACGGATCCGGCCCATAACGAGGCCGACGTCGACGCGCTGCGCCAGGCGTTGAAAAGCAGCAAGGGACCGGGCAACTTCCGGAACCTGTTCATGTATGCACCGAACGGCAAGAAGGACGGCATCCAGCTGCTGCCGGTCAGCGAGGTGACCGCCAAGGACGAGTTCTTCAACATCAAGAACGTGACGCGCGACGACATGCTGGCGGCGCACCGCGTGCCGCCCCAGTTGCTGGGCGTGGTGCCGAGCAACACGGGGGGATTCGGCGCCGCGGACACGGCCGCCGAGGTGTTCGGCCGCAATGAGGTGCAGCCGCTGCAAGACAAGTTCCGGCAGCTGAACGACTGGATCGGGGAAGAGGTAGTGCGCTTCACGCCGTACGAGCTGCCATCGAGAAAAAGCTAA
- a CDS encoding terminase ATPase subunit family protein, with the protein MLENAIPDQEEQEEQSDFDPRRAARALYFQGWRVSAIARKLGIKRPTVEAWKQRDEWDKATARERIELNIEMRVCALVAKDEKEGKDFKEIDLLMRQIERTARVGKYDETGKEADLNPNIKARNAAPRKSTANEFTEDQVDQIREAFLDSLFGYQKVWYRQGFQRTRNLLKSRQIGATWYFAREALLDALETGRNQIFLSASRAQANVFKQYICQFAAETCGVELKGDPMVLPNGATLYFLGTNARTAQSYHGNFYFDEYFWVPKFPELNKVASGMAMHKNWRKTYFSTPSSMSHSAYSFWNGKHANRGRAKADHINLDISHAALAEGRLCEDRQWRQIVTVEDAVQSGCNLFDLDELRLEYSPEEYANLLMCQFIDDSASIFSFADIQRCMIDMLDEWSDVKHFAIRPYGYRPVWVGYDPALSGDSAGLVVLAPPVAPGGKFRVLERQQWRGMDFEAQARAIKGITERYTVAYMAIDTTGIGAGVYELVSKFYPGAVALHYSPEVKARLVLKGLSVIGGGRLEFDAGWTDLAQAFMAIRKTTTASGRQLTFTAGYSQETGHADLAWACLHAMGNEPLEGTTSTNRSILEFSS; encoded by the coding sequence ATGCTCGAAAACGCCATCCCCGATCAGGAAGAACAGGAAGAACAATCCGACTTCGACCCACGCCGCGCCGCACGTGCCCTGTATTTCCAGGGCTGGCGTGTGTCCGCGATCGCACGCAAGCTGGGCATCAAACGGCCCACCGTCGAGGCCTGGAAGCAGCGGGACGAGTGGGACAAGGCCACAGCGCGCGAGCGGATCGAGCTGAACATCGAGATGCGCGTGTGCGCCCTGGTGGCCAAGGACGAAAAGGAAGGCAAGGATTTCAAGGAAATCGATCTGCTCATGCGGCAGATCGAGCGCACGGCGCGCGTGGGCAAGTACGACGAGACCGGGAAGGAAGCAGACCTCAATCCGAACATCAAGGCGCGCAACGCCGCGCCGCGGAAGTCGACGGCCAACGAGTTCACGGAAGATCAGGTCGACCAGATCCGCGAGGCGTTCCTTGATTCGCTGTTCGGCTATCAGAAGGTCTGGTACCGGCAGGGCTTCCAGCGGACCCGCAACCTGCTCAAGTCCCGCCAGATCGGCGCTACCTGGTACTTCGCGCGCGAAGCGCTGCTCGATGCGCTGGAGACCGGCCGCAACCAGATCTTCCTGTCCGCGAGCCGGGCCCAGGCCAACGTCTTCAAGCAGTACATATGCCAGTTCGCGGCGGAGACCTGCGGCGTCGAGCTGAAGGGCGATCCGATGGTGTTGCCCAACGGCGCCACGCTGTACTTCCTCGGCACGAACGCGCGCACGGCGCAGTCCTATCACGGGAATTTCTACTTCGATGAATATTTCTGGGTGCCGAAGTTCCCCGAGCTGAACAAGGTGGCCAGCGGTATGGCCATGCACAAGAACTGGCGGAAGACTTACTTCTCCACGCCGTCGAGCATGAGTCACAGCGCGTATTCGTTCTGGAACGGCAAGCATGCGAACCGCGGCCGCGCGAAGGCCGACCACATCAACCTCGATATCAGCCACGCCGCCCTGGCTGAAGGGCGGCTGTGCGAAGACCGCCAGTGGCGCCAGATCGTCACGGTCGAGGATGCGGTGCAATCCGGCTGCAACCTGTTCGACCTGGACGAGCTGCGCCTGGAATACAGCCCGGAGGAATACGCGAACCTGCTGATGTGCCAGTTCATCGATGACTCGGCCTCGATCTTCTCGTTTGCGGATATCCAGCGCTGCATGATCGACATGCTGGACGAGTGGAGCGACGTCAAGCACTTCGCTATACGGCCGTACGGCTACCGGCCCGTCTGGGTCGGCTATGACCCGGCGCTATCGGGCGACTCGGCCGGCCTGGTCGTCCTAGCGCCGCCGGTAGCCCCGGGCGGCAAGTTCCGTGTGCTGGAGCGGCAGCAGTGGCGCGGCATGGATTTCGAGGCCCAGGCCCGGGCCATCAAGGGGATCACGGAGCGGTACACGGTCGCCTACATGGCGATCGACACGACCGGCATCGGCGCCGGCGTCTACGAGCTCGTGAGCAAGTTCTACCCGGGCGCCGTGGCCCTGCACTACTCGCCGGAAGTGAAGGCCCGCCTGGTGCTCAAGGGCCTGTCCGTCATCGGCGGCGGCCGCCTGGAATTCGACGCCGGCTGGACGGATCTGGCCCAGGCCTTCATGGCCATCCGCAAGACCACGACCGCCAGCGGCCGCCAGCTCACATTCACGGCCGGCTACAGCCAGGAGACCGGCCACGCCGATCTGGCATGGGCCTGCCTGCATGCCATGGGCAACGAGCCCCTGGAAGGCACCACATCAACGAATCGCAGCATTCTGGAGTTCTCATCATGA